Genomic window (Centroberyx gerrardi isolate f3 chromosome 9, fCenGer3.hap1.cur.20231027, whole genome shotgun sequence):
GCGAAGGGTAAGTCCAGATGCATCCCAGGCAGGTGCATCATCTCTGAGCCCAGATTTCTGTGGTGTCTGTAGATCCAGTGGCTATACAGCATGCGCCGGTGTGCCACAGTATTTGTGCCACAGGTCAATGGCTTTGGTCACAATGGcatctgtgttttcctgtggTATCTGGATGGGAAAAGGAGCAAGTAATGTGAATAATGGGTTATGGTCAAATAAGAACATACTGTATTATGCAGAATGGTCAAAAACTATGCATTTCTTTGGTAGCGGACAATAACACTGCGCTGTCATTCACTCACATTGCACAAAAACTTCACCACTCCCTCTGGCCGGTTGATAcccatcaagatgatcttgtaGCTGAGCAGAATCTCCAGGGCAACAAACACCAGGATCTTACAGGAGCCGCTGATCACCTTGTCCCACACCCTGAGCAAACCATAAAGGAGTCAACTAAACTGACCGGTACGAAGATGTCAATGTCAAGAACTCACAAAGGTCTTTGTCAACAGAATATAGGACTTGAATGCATATATTTCTACATTCTCAAGGCCTGAAGGTGCCAgcttgtatatttatttatgtgtgatTTTAAGATATTAGTGGTTTTCAAAATGTGGGTCACTAGAACATAAAATTAGGTCCCCCAATCTTTCTGCAGAAATTGATATTGTTAGTTATTGGCCACATTTTTTTCATATCCCTAATGTGCAAGGTAGGCTGAGTGAAATATTTTAGCCTAATAAGTCAGTAGTGCAAATCCAGGGTCAGTTTGGTTAGAAGAGCCTTCAAAATAGCCTAAAGATTAAAGCAGTTTTGGGTTGCTGTAAAAAGGATTATGAAAATCTGTATCCCCAGAGAAAACGTTTTAAAGATCACTGCTGTAAAGGGGCTCTGTGTAAGTGTGGTGACCAGGTTTCTCCAGTTAGCAGTAGACCAACCTCTGCAGGCTGGATTCAGGCAAGCAGCCAGCAAAGCAGCGTCTGAACCAGAGGCTGTAGGGCAGCTGAGCCAAGGCACCGGTGTTCTTCAGATGGTTCAGGAGTCGAGGCTCCTCCTGGCTCAGATAGTGCTCCAGACTCTTGGGCTGCACCAGGACAGACCAGACAGAGTGGTGGGGAACAAGAAAGGCTTCATCATACTGACACAGATAagacagtttgatgtgtaactcAGTAAGTCCCCTGTCATGTGAGAACCTTGTAACACCAGTTTTACACCAAGTTTACACCACAATCCTTTATGTTTTTCAACTCTAAGTTCCATGACATGTTCAAAATCCAATGAgtaatttgaaaagaaaaaaaaaaatacatgggtGTTACTTTGAAAATTAGGCTGTTTAATTAACGTAAATTCCTGAGAGGCTGACTTGAAGATCCAAGGTTTTCATTCAATAGCAGAGATATTTATAGTGATAAGTATatcatacaaataaatacaacCCTAGTTGTTCATTCATGCTTCCCCAATAAGCATGGCAGTTACAGATACCCTTAAGCTAAATTTTGTACTTACCAGATGGGGTATCGAGTCTCCAAACTTGGTGTGGAACTGACTGACAAAGCACTTAATCAGCCAATAGCAATCTATAGGGTCATCTACGATTTCCTCCATGGCTCGGCTGATGGACAGGAAGTCCTCGTTTTCCTCATCCTGAAACCAAGAACCACACACCAGTATCACGCACTGCAACACAGGAGAGCAGTGGGAACAATTAACATACTATCAACATGTAAAAGGTGGTGAGGGTGATATCTATCACAACGTTACCGCAACACAGCAAGGAAAGTCCTGCCACAGCATCACAAATTGTTTTAGGAATGGTTGACTATTTAGCCATACTGGGTCTCATTTATCAATCAAGATACAAACTATATTTTTGTTTAAAATGGTATATGCACACAGTATAGCATTTTTGGACATTAAATTTGTAAACTTTTTCAACAacatataaacatacagtaaaatTATTTGAATTTAGAAGATGAAATACGTATGAggatattgttattttaatattaGTTAAGCATCCACAAGGTTTAGCTCATTATGATTCTTTTATAAGGTAAACACTGCAGTGTTAACAAGAGAAATAAACTTTGAATGTCTCACTAAGAGCACTATTGCAAACCATTGATTATTCCTTCAGGCCTATTTAGGTTGATTTAGGCACATCCCCAACTCCAAAAGTAAGCCAGTGCAGTTTGCCTGTTTAATTATGGTCCCAAAAATATCTAATTAGTTACTTACTGATATGGGAGTGAAAATGCAATGGGTTGTTTTTGTGGTACACGGTTGTAAGTGATGTTTTAACTTAAATCTTTGCACAGTAGGCTTACATATAACCAGCAATGTGGAAAAGAGCCAAGCTTTTCCACTGAGGCTCCAGGCCTCTGTAATTTTGCATCAAAAGCTTGGCATTCACTTCAAATATTTGTGGGCTGTTTCAAGCAGGGGGAGCTCACCATTAATCACAACAACTTCATCAATCCACATTATGTTCCAAATACAGTGAAGTCGGTATGCTGTTAAGTCCACATTGACAAACAGTTGACATCTATAGCTATGGTAACATTTGTCGTTTTAATGTGACTTTTGTCATCCGATCACACCGGTACACACTAGTTACAGGTCTGGacgcaaaaaaaaatctactatCGGATCTTAAAAATGAGATATGTCAGTGGTCAGGCTTGCATTGTTATCAGAATTGTAGGTAATCTGGACGCAATCCAGCCACAATGCGCATACAAGCAATGTGAGGAGATGGAGACcaggaaaaagtaatgcagACACAGGAGATGCATAACAGCAATTTTCAGAATCTTATCCCCCTCCATCAATATTACATTCCTATTATCCTCTCTAGTTAGttgttttggataaaagcctcaGCTAAGCATCTAAAGCCTAAACGTTACATCAAATACAGTCCTGTGGGGGTGTTTTTAGCACAATCTTAGACTGTGATCATGTTGCTTATTCAGTCTCCACAGGATGATCCTGAAATAGTGAATCATGTGTTCTTCTCCTTACCGGGGGCGAGGTCTCAGAGCACCGTGGGAGCACCTGGCTCTCCAGCTGGAACATGCGCAGGTAGACCTGGGTGGTGGGTGTGGAGGAGTTGATGAACCTCATCACCTCCAGGGCCTCCAAAATGTCCTGGTACTGCTCCTTCCTGTAGCCTCCCACCAGAGCATGAGAATCACTGTGGGGTGGCAGGATGCctacagggagagaaagtgggaaTAAAGGAATATACACACAGGGCATGTACCATGGCGAGGAGGATTTTCAACATTAATATGCTGATGCTTTTGACTGAACAAAGAGGGCTTTTCATTGTCCTGTCCAGGCCAGCCTACACAGGCCACTATATCAAGCCCAAGCAGTGACATACAGTATTGTGTAGAATGAGATGCAGAAAGGCAGCTCTGTATCCCTATAAATTGAGTCTTTTGAAACTATCAGATTGGCCTGTGTTATGTTATTAAATGTTATTGAGACATGGTCTGCATGGTTAGTGGTTTAGGCTGTGAGACTGCATCTaagacgctgtgtgtgtgtgtgtgtgtgtgtgtgtgtgtgtgtgtgtgtgtgtgtgtatgtgtgtgtgtcttacccaGCAGTACCTTCCACACATGAATCCTGTacatggaggggagggggaaccTCTGACTGAAGGTGCTCAGCTTCTCTACATCTaccaataaagcaaaaaaaataagtgACAGAACAAAAATTGAATTATTTCCATAAGACAAATGTAAATTGATGACATGGAAATAACATAGGTGAGAGCAGTTCTTCTGATCAGTGTCAAGGATGGGATGTCAGAATTTAATGTATACTAGATGTATTATGGGTCTAATTCAACAAGACATCCATGATGGGACGttcccacttgataaccccaataaCATACTGCCACTGATGCCATTCCCTCCAGCATGTGAGCCAGGTTTATACATAAGTGCCgacctgtgtattggtaaatattAAGTGTTATTTACCCAGAGGATTGTCTTTGAGCAGTATCTCCAGGgatttcttctcctccactcctcgGAAGCCCACCTTCTCATAGTAGGCAGAGCGGAAGTTTCTTTGGGGGTCGTCAGCCATACTTCCACCTGGATAGTGACTCTACTCAACATTACCAAACATCTTCAATATGTTCACATTACATTTACCTTGTTAAGAGTGGAAAAGACTGCAAGGACTGTAACAGCAACTGGACCATATCATGTGGTTTGTATTTTATAATATCTAGCTTTGACCAGTTGATGGATATGGGTTAATGTCATACAATAAAGCACTAGCATCAAGAATGACAACACGTTTAAAGTTGGGCTGTGACAATGTGTTGACATGCGAGGCTGACAGTGACAGCGCCATCCTTTGTAACTAGCGTTAAAATTATTTATGCGTTGACAGAATGGAGGCAGCTAATTTTATTGAATGCCTGGCTAACTATGAAATGTCTTACCTTGCACTGGTCGGTTTCACAAGGTTTCCAGCTTGCAGTCACTATCTGTCGCCTTGCTTACAACTTGACTAAGGTCGGACTTCCAAGTCAGccagcaagctaacgttagctacaggGCTAACTACGCTAAGTAGGCTACCCAGGCTTTTATCTGTAAACTGGAAGACTGCAGTGCAGTGACACTCAGCTGAGCGCCATCACGGCAATGCTAACTAACATCACAGcgaaaaaaacacactggatAATATATCTGGCTAGCTAGCCAGTGCTGTGGAAATTACTACCAGCAGTGGCAAGCGTGTCAAGTCAGCCAGTATAACAAGAAGAAGTTCCGGgcacaactttcaaaataaaatccttatTGGCGAATGCGTTAGGACGTCTTTAACCTACCAAAGCGGAGATATAGTCGGAGGAATCTgtggtaaataaaaacacaatggttgctgtttgtttgttttttataccTAAATGCTCTTTTTCCAGCTTTACAGAGACATATTTGCTTATGCAAGGTGCCACCCATAGGGCTGCAACAAATATGTCCGTCAATTATGCATTATTGCCTAGTATCAGCATTACCTGCTATCAAGTCAGCCAGAATACGCCTGAAATGTCCTGTGCCTGCCTGTATGTCATAcgcatacaaaaaaacaaaaaaaaaaacaaataggcTACGCTTTTATTTTAAAGGCAGAGTTGCTTAGCTTCTGGTATTATGTaggctacttttttttatttatttattgatgtatTTATATActataacaaaaataataataataataataataataataagttattgttattgttattgttattatcattattattatcattatagcCTACTTACGTCTCTTCCGTGTAATCTGCCCTAATGATGCATTCCATTGGAAATCGGAGGTCGATAGTTCCGAGTTGGAATGACCGACTTCCgatctaaatgcgttccagtgGTTCCATCGATGTGTTGAGCAAGGAGATCTTCTCAggaaaacatggacgcaacaGCCTAGTTGCCCATTACCGTTAACAGTAGCTATTAGTGCTCTAtactagcaaagacttctatctactaacgaagcacaagtcaactgaattacgttacaaatggaaactacaaagttgttacaacacgttttcctaacacaaaaactatcaagtaaaatcaagttttattaagtagCCTACAAATTGATGCTGtgatgtcagctgtgtttatgtcggagATCTTGCCCGAATTTCCGACTGGGAATtccgacttgaacgaccgttctgttgcacttttccgtgtTGGAAGTCGTTTTCCTCCGAGTTCCGagtacaatggaatgcaccatAATTCACTGAAGGAAGGCTCATTCAATTTCAATAGGTTTCTGCAAAATGTCAACAATAAGCCACTATTTGCAAAACTTATGCACTTGAACTGCCAAATGTCCCACCATAATCACCATTACTAAActtaaccagttatgctaatgatgTCATTAATTAcgctaattaatgcattcactAGAAAATATATCAGTCATCATACTTCTCTTCACATAACACAGGGGCGGTATTAATATGAATTCCATATCTTAAAACATTTAGGAagaagaaaatcattttttcctcattaatatgcatatGTATGCAGCAAAGTGCTCCATCTAATCAGAtaatagggggaacctgtggtgtaagtatgaagtttctgtcatgtattgttcttgagcgATTACATGTGTTCACAAGAATCTACTtacagagagactgacagaccaCTGTGATGTGTCCATGTTGAACATTATGAAATAATTACATCTCTATGTCTAATTCAGACATTTGGCCTCACCAAATATCCTCAGCTAAGTCCACTTAAAAAACTAACTGTTATGTAGGCCTATAGGAGTCAGCTGATATCAGATTTGTTTGAAAGAAAGGTAGAactaaataattatttttttaaagttcatTACCCAATTGAAACCTAAAACAAGTTAGTAAAACATATGAAATGTTGAATAAATTTTTGGAAAAGCCTAAACAAAAAATAGGTGAGTACAAATCTTTTACAGATTCTATCACTTGAACACTTTAATATATTTTTGCAAAATCCTTTCCAGTTAGAGagaacatttacaaaaaaaatctttgcaCTGATCCATCAAATTATATTCACTATTTTAAATATTATCTTAATCATTATATTAAAACTTTAATTCTTATCTATTTTGTCCAAGCATTAGCTTGTAGGTGGTTTTCCAAGAAAGATTATCGCAGTCTTTACTTATTAGATATTTGAttggaatgttttgttttgatttgaccAACTTTATCCTTCTGTGAGGCTTCagcttttttacattttcattagtCCCATTTAAGACAACATGGAATATGATCCTCCAGACGTCATCACTCTGAAGGCAAGTTCAGATTCATTAACACTTAAATTAAATGGATATGTGCAATCTCTTAACAGTGATGCTGAGATGttgacatgtactgtatttgtgAGATTATGCACCTATTAAATCAATTTTGTCTTGGTGCTCTTAAAACAGCTAGCTACCAATTGAGGAACATTCATATTAATCATATCTTATATGAATGGATCAAAAGTGCTTTGTTTGGATGATAACAGTGACCATGAATGCATGAGCAATCAGGAATACAAATGACCACAGAGATTTATTTAAAgattaacttttattttgagATATAGAGAAATAGTTACAAAACTAGAAGCACTAAATTGCAGAACCAAATGGTCAACAACCGATTCAATTTCTAACAATACAAAATTATAGTTAAGCCAGTATAAGCAATAGAAATGACCCCACCTTACATACCTCCCTGCACAAAATAGGCACATTTAGatttcaaataaatgtaaatgttacacCAATATGTTACCAAAAAAGCAAAgcttaaaaacaaatcaaattattttctaTGAAGATTCTGGAAAATacaattgaaatacatttacataaGCAAACAATAAGATGGCAATAATTTCTAGGCCTAGTTTAGGAGTAAAGCCAATTATTTTAAACATACATTGTATTTTCGATCCAAACAGCCCAGAATGGCTGTCAtccttgtcttttctttttatttttcacacaaACATATCTTTGGGACTTTTCTTTTACAAATCACATAATTTTGAACTACAAcagtttttattattagtaCAGCAACACTAAGCTAACCTAAAACTATGCAAGGAGTATAAGAGTTTAAGACATTaatcatgtaggcctatatttgTCCTCATATACAACGCACTCATTCTTTGCAGAACTTGTGATATACTCTGAAAAAAGTCCAATAGGACTAAATGCAGATTCATTTGCTAGGCAAGAGCAGTGTGCAGGACCTTTTCTTACTTGATCTTTAATGCATCAGCAGGTAGATTTGGAGGTGAAGGTGGTACGGCTGTAGCTGGTACTACTGTAGCGGTTGGTAACTGAGGAGGAAGGGGAACCTAGGTCCACACTGCTCCTGCGGGAGCCCAGTCGTGAGCCACTCCTAGAGCCTGTGCTGGATCCTGGGGCAGAGGAGACATTGTAGGGACTGCTGATACCTCTGGAGGACATAGATGATGCCTGGAGCATTTTCACCCCAGTGTTTTCCTCCACCAGGCAATTATCCATAGCCTCCTTGTAGGAGATCTTAAGTTTGCTCTTGGGGCATGTTAGGTTCTTTGTGTAGTGTCTGGTGTCTTGGAGTTTCTGTGCAGCTCTCCCGTCCAGCCAGCCCATTTTCAAAGCATCCTCTATGGTCCTCCTACAGCCCAGTTCTGGGTCATACAGCCCCCCTGTTACAAACTGGAACTCCATGAACCTCTGGCCTGCCTCATATGGCAGCCACATCTCCTTCATGGCTTCAGCAGCAGACATCTTCTTCTTggtttttatattttcaaagcCAACGTAGGCTTTTTGGGCAGGCTTGAGCTTATTGGCCATGTCTTCATCTATTATGCCCTGGCGAGATGCCTCTTGGATGCTGAGCCTACGGCCATTAATGGGATTCACAATGCCTCCAGTGCAGGCCTGGGCCTCCAGCAGTCTCTGGGCAGTAATGGAATCCACCAGGCCACGATTTAGAGCCTCAAAAATGGATATTTTCTCTAGAGTCTCTGTGTCAAACATGGCGCCCACTGGATCCTGTTCACCCACTGTTTCAACAGGGGAGGTCAGGGTGACAGAAACACTGGATATGTGCTTCAGGGAGTCAGGTGGGTTTTGATCTCCACTGCTGATTGTGGTGGTGCGCCCTGTGATTGTGGTAGTTTTTGTTGTGGTCAGCTTGGACAAAGTAGGTGATGAAGGTGTTGATGAgactgatgatgatgtcatagaAGATAGAGCTGTCGCTGCTGAGGTTCTTGTAgttgataatgatgatgatgatgatgatgaagatgatgatctGAGTTTGGACTTGTTGGTGATGATATCTGCAAACTGAGTAAGAGTGATGCTATGGGAGCGGTACTGATCAAAGACTGATCTATCAATTACCCCCTGTTCCAGCAGCTCAGTGATGTCATACTCTTTACCAGTCTTCCTGTCAATGATAACTAACCGTGAAGAACCATCTGGAGCAGTGATGGTGATCTCTTCCCACTCACACTCCTGCCCTGACAGCTCCAGGAAGGTGTCATAGTCAATAAGCCCCCTGTCATATGCTTCACGTACTGTCATCTCTTTATTAGTGTCTGGGTCCACAATTACCACTCTCCTCTTACGCAGAGTGTTCTTCTGAGTAGACTGTTGTTGCTTCTTCTTGTCTACGATGGGCAACAGGACAAGGCCAGTCTTCTTATCTGTGATACAACGTTTCTTAAGCTCCAGATAGGTCAGGTTTTCCTGTGTGTTAGGATCGAAGAAGCCCTTAGTGTCAACCCCTTCATCAGTCAGGATTTGGTTCATCTCCTCATCAAAGTAACCTCTTTTGTAGGCCATTTCTACATCAATACGGTGGCTCTGTTTAGGATCAATGATGCCACCGCTGGCAATCTGGGCCTCTAGTAGGCGGATACCATGACCCTTCTCAACTAGACCCTTCTCTATGGCCTGGAAAAGGGAGATAATCTTGTCTGTACCTGGCAGTTTGTAACCAGTCACAGCCCTCTCTGCTGATAGTAGCTTGTCCTTGAACTCTGGCCCAAAGAGTCCTTTTTTGTAGGCATCACTGACAGTCAGGTAAAGGTTGTTGACAGGATCAACTACAAAACCTGAGGCAGCCTGAGCCTCTAGTAGTTCCAGAGTGGTCCCAGGTCGCAACAGTCCCTCTTTCATAGCCTGATAGATGGGCATGATCTTTTCACCGGCCTCATCATATACCCCTGAGATGCAAGTGGAGCCTCTCAAATAGGAGCGCAGGCGGAGCTCAATATCCTGGCTGGTCAGTTTACCCTCTCTTAGTTGGTCCACATCAGAACGCTCCAGAAGGTTGGCATCCACCAAGTCAATGACTGACACCTGGTCCCTGAGCCCCTGGACAGTCAGTGGCTTTTTTGGTGCAGGGAGAAGCAACAGGCCAGTGCTTAAATCTGCCTTGCATTTTTTCTTCAGAGACACATAGCTAGTCACTTGTTGAGTGTCTGGGTCTAGGTAGCACTCAGGACACTGATTCAGGGCTTGGTACAAATCATCATCTATAAGATCCCGGTCCATAGC
Coding sequences:
- the tbc1d7 gene encoding TBC1 domain family member 7, which codes for MADDPQRNFRSAYYEKVGFRGVEEKKSLEILLKDNPLDVEKLSTFSQRFPLPSMYRIHVWKVLLGILPPHSDSHALVGGYRKEQYQDILEALEVMRFINSSTPTTQVYLRMFQLESQVLPRCSETSPPDEENEDFLSISRAMEEIVDDPIDCYWLIKCFVSQFHTKFGDSIPHLPKSLEHYLSQEEPRLLNHLKNTGALAQLPYSLWFRRCFAGCLPESSLQRVWDKVISGSCKILVFVALEILLSYKIILMGINRPEGVVKFLCNIPQENTDAIVTKAIDLWHKYCGTPAHAV